The nucleotide sequence GGATATGTATCCATTTATTCCGAACTTTTTGGACTTGCTCCTACGGATATTAAAAGATCCCTGCAAGGACAATCTGAAAGAGTATTCAATCTTAAGTTTACCTACTTTCCGGATAAGGAAAAACACCATAGTCTCGGATTATACTATAATTATTTCTCGGAAAGGATAGTCGTCGTCGGCGGAAACGGTTTGCCAAACGCTATTCATCAGCCCGCTGGCGTTTTGGATTTTATCTACGGATGGCAAAAAGGAGAACATCTAGATCTAAAATTTGCGGTCCGGAATATTACCAACACTATGTTCAAAGCGACTCAAGTGGATAACGTATACGGGGTAGAACAAACCTATTTCAAATATAGGGAAGGTATCTCTATCTCGATTTCCGCAAGTTATAAAATGTAATTCGGATTCTTCTCCGACTAAAAAGCCCTGCTATAGTTGCAGGGCTTTTTTTTGAAATTAGTTTGAATACTCTCTTCGGTTAGCAAGGAGACAATTTCTTAGAACTGGTCTACATGTGAAACTTTTATGGGGGCATGGAATTCCCCAAAATGCTAATCAAGTTCACTTGGAATGATTACCGATACGTCTCTGCAATTCCGTTGGATCAAAAAATGCCTTTCTTTCCAAAGCTTTTCCATTAGCTAACAAAAACCGATCAATGTTATCCCAAGCGAATGATTCACCCGCGATGGTCGCCATGAAAGTCATCTCTATGAATAATATATCGTCTCTAAATGCATAACGATGTATAGTTGCGTGCAGGTCAGGCATCTCTTGGAATGTTTTTTCAAACAACATGAGCGCACGCCTCAACCCGCGCACTGTTGGTGTTCCTGGTGCAATCAATTTGATATTTTCTGCAAATAGGGAACGCAATAATTCAAACCGGCTTTGAGGCGCCGCCCAAAACCGAATAAAATTTTCCAACCATTCTTTTTCCAGGGTATTCATATAGCCTCGAACACTCCAATATGTGTATATACACACTTTTATTCTACACTCAGATAGTCAACAAAAAATACACATTTCTTAAATCCTTAGTATTCTTAATAGTATGGAGAAACGCATTCATTCCACCCAGGATTGTAATCCCAAATGTGGCCCTCCCCCTTTAGACCTGAGAGCTGCGAGACTCTTCTAATTGATTTTACTGCCGTCCGGGATTAGAAAATTAGTTCCTTTATAAGAGTTTCAGCAAAACTCCTGCCTTGTTTCGGCCGATTATCCTTTCTTAAATGTATAAAATGAATGAATTATACTTCTCTTACATAAGCAACAAAAACATCTAAAGTAAAGAACATGAAGTATTAACACCAAAATTGTAAGTAAATAAAAGCCATCTGATGTAAATACTAACTTTAAAGAAAAAATCCCGTATCACAAAAAACTAATTTTGAATCGGAACCATCCAAGCTTCATTCTATTTGAACTACAGCAAACACTGACTGTTCTCGCTTGGCGGTTTTTGCACATGTTTTCCCAAACAGAAGCAGGCTCCACACATCAGCCGCTCACCATAGTCCAAATTTTAAAATCACTACTCCATCATAATTCACGACTGAAATAATTCTCTTACAATTCACTTATCTCTCTCGATTAATAAAAAATAACGAGATGAATAAATAAGTTCGTCTTTTTTAAATTAATTTCCACTTCATTAAAAATTTCTTTCCATTCGAAATTTTTCATCTCAGATCGCTACACATGACTCCTAAGCTCTATATGAAAATACTAATGGCATTGATGATTGTTTGTTTCTCTTCTTGTGGGAACGTAGGCTCAGGCAATATCGATAATTCCGTTTTTTCTTTGTTAAACATATCCGAATCGGAAGGACAAACAAACAAATACGAAGTAAATGCCGCAACAGACTCCGCAACCGTTTCTCACTCTCTGGATTATATAGGTTCCGAATCCGATCGGAAAATTCTACTGGGAACAAAATCTTATTCCGGGTCAACGGATCGGATCTTCGTGGATGGTTTAGGAAGGGAAACGTATTTCAGAGGGTTTAATTTAGCTGGGAATACGAAACTTCTTTCCGATGGATTTAAGCCATTTCGAAATACTGCGGATGCGGAGAATGCTTTCTCTCTTCTTGGTCAATCTGCAGGCTCCAATATGGTTCGATATTTAATCGCTTGGGAAGGAGTCCATCCTTCCGTGGATACGATCGACTATGCATATCTGGATGCTGTCATCCTTCAACTTAAAGCGGCCGCAGCGCGCAGAATGTACATCTTATTGGATTATCACCAGGACTTATTCTCCAGATATTTATTTAATAAAGGTTCTTGGTATACCGGAAACGGAGCTCCTGCGTGGATAATTTCAGGCGGATCTTACCCTCAGGAATCCTGCGGGATCTGTTTTATTTGGGGCCAAAATCTTTTTACCAACGAAGCGGTCCGCCGAGGATTCCGTAATTTTTGGAATAACGCCCCGATCTCGGTTCCCAATGGTACTAGGAACATGCAAACGGAATATATCTGGCAGATCGGAAAAGTTTTATCCTATATTAAAAATAACTTATCTAGTCAAGAGTTCGATTATGTTCTCGGACTGGATCCATTCAACGAACCGGCAGACGGAGGTATGGAAGGCCTTTCGCCCGCTCAATGGGACAACCAAAAACTTTGGCCTTTCTATTATAAGGTAAGACAATCCTTGGACCAAAACGGTTGGGAAAACAAATGGGTGTACGCGGAGCCGATGGTATTTTGGAATACCAACTTCGGCGGAATTGCGACAGGCGGAGGTTATTTGACTTCTAAACCTGGCCAAGGTTTTGTTTTTAATTCTCACTTTTACGATGCAGGTAGATTGAGTTTGGATCTAACGGGGATCGACAATGGAACTTATTTCAAAGCATTGGATGAGATAAGAAAAGAAGCTAGATTTTTGGATATTCCCGTTTTCTTAAGCGAGTTCGGAATGAAATTGAAAGGAGTAGGAGCTCAGGACACTGCACGTTTAATCAGCGGAGTCTACCAAGCCATGGAAATCTCCGACCAGCAACAGTCTAAGAAAACTCGATTCGCCGATTTCTATAACCCTGTCGTGTCCGGTACGGAATGGCATTGGGACTATTATTACGATAATCATAAAGAATACATGAATGGTAATACTTCCAAACTTCTGACCGCTAAGGATGCTTGGAACGACGAGGACTTCTCCGTAATCGGAAATTATGGAACCAAATCCAATATGGACTATCACGTCCTACAAAGAGGTTATCCAAGAAAGATCCAAGGTTCTCTCATGAGTTTCTATTATAATACGATCGGATATGATACATGGAATAATGTCTTTAAATGGGGAGCGGTTCGGACTACAGATACCGGCACAAATCATTTCGGAGATAGAAGATTTATCGTAGTGATCTGGACAGGTAAACGTTCCGATGCTCCTACGGAAGTATACATTCCTCCTCATTTTTCCGGTTCCGATCTAGTTCTGATCACCGACAAAGTAATCTATAATAAAGGAATTCCCACAAGCCCCCAAAATAGATCCAACGAAGCCGTTTTTTTCCCTGATCCGAGTAGAGTGAACGGTTCCGGAAATATTTTAGCGGTT is from Leptospira sp. WS58.C1 and encodes:
- a CDS encoding glycosyl hydrolase family 5, producing MKILMALMIVCFSSCGNVGSGNIDNSVFSLLNISESEGQTNKYEVNAATDSATVSHSLDYIGSESDRKILLGTKSYSGSTDRIFVDGLGRETYFRGFNLAGNTKLLSDGFKPFRNTADAENAFSLLGQSAGSNMVRYLIAWEGVHPSVDTIDYAYLDAVILQLKAAAARRMYILLDYHQDLFSRYLFNKGSWYTGNGAPAWIISGGSYPQESCGICFIWGQNLFTNEAVRRGFRNFWNNAPISVPNGTRNMQTEYIWQIGKVLSYIKNNLSSQEFDYVLGLDPFNEPADGGMEGLSPAQWDNQKLWPFYYKVRQSLDQNGWENKWVYAEPMVFWNTNFGGIATGGGYLTSKPGQGFVFNSHFYDAGRLSLDLTGIDNGTYFKALDEIRKEARFLDIPVFLSEFGMKLKGVGAQDTARLISGVYQAMEISDQQQSKKTRFADFYNPVVSGTEWHWDYYYDNHKEYMNGNTSKLLTAKDAWNDEDFSVIGNYGTKSNMDYHVLQRGYPRKIQGSLMSFYYNTIGYDTWNNVFKWGAVRTTDTGTNHFGDRRFIVVIWTGKRSDAPTEVYIPPHFSGSDLVLITDKVIYNKGIPTSPQNRSNEAVFFPDPSRVNGSGNILAVWDDLDADEDPENSVHFLVAVDAAGTSYSDTLLSSIQNELKTRVLVQKKSPIYMIGKMTYGGYPSK
- a CDS encoding nuclear transport factor 2 family protein encodes the protein MNTLEKEWLENFIRFWAAPQSRFELLRSLFAENIKLIAPGTPTVRGLRRALMLFEKTFQEMPDLHATIHRYAFRDDILFIEMTFMATIAGESFAWDNIDRFLLANGKALERKAFFDPTELQRRIGNHSK